A window of the Cystobacter fuscus genome harbors these coding sequences:
- a CDS encoding TSUP family transporter → MDLSPLQIALLCVAALTAGVVDAIAGGGGLITLPAILSTGLPPHVALGTNKGQSVFGAIASLVRFWRAGLVRGELAAITFPLGLVGSFMGAGLVLLMRPEVLKPVVLALLVVVAAFLAFRRGPPPGERPEPPLARLRALGAVIALVIGTYDGFFGPGTGTFLIIAFSGLLGHGLTQASADAKVVNFATNFAAVCLFTWRGLVLWYVALPMAAAQFIGAWLGVHLAVRGGDRLVRKVVLAVVVALVLKLGRDVFMA, encoded by the coding sequence GTGGACCTCTCCCCGCTTCAGATCGCCCTGTTGTGTGTCGCGGCCCTTACCGCGGGTGTGGTGGATGCCATCGCCGGAGGGGGCGGGTTGATCACCCTGCCTGCCATCCTGTCCACCGGCCTGCCTCCCCACGTGGCCCTGGGCACCAACAAGGGCCAGTCCGTGTTCGGCGCGATCGCATCACTGGTGCGCTTCTGGCGGGCGGGACTGGTGCGTGGGGAGCTGGCCGCCATCACCTTCCCGCTGGGGCTGGTGGGCTCGTTCATGGGCGCGGGGTTGGTGTTGCTCATGCGCCCGGAGGTGCTCAAGCCGGTGGTGCTCGCGCTGCTGGTGGTGGTGGCCGCCTTCCTGGCCTTCCGCCGGGGACCTCCGCCCGGGGAGCGGCCCGAGCCTCCGCTCGCGCGCCTGCGGGCGCTGGGCGCGGTGATCGCTCTCGTCATCGGCACCTATGACGGCTTCTTCGGGCCGGGGACGGGCACCTTCCTCATCATCGCCTTCTCGGGGCTGCTCGGGCATGGACTGACGCAGGCCTCGGCGGACGCCAAGGTGGTGAACTTCGCGACGAACTTCGCGGCGGTGTGCCTCTTCACCTGGCGCGGGCTGGTGCTCTGGTACGTGGCGCTGCCCATGGCGGCCGCCCAGTTCATCGGGGCGTGGCTGGGCGTGCACCTCGCCGTGCGCGGCGGCGACCGGCTGGTGCGCAAGGTGGTGCTGGCCGTGGTGGTGGCGCTCGTGCTCAAGCTGGGCCGCGACGTGTTCATGGCCTGA
- a CDS encoding acetyl-CoA carboxylase biotin carboxyl carrier protein subunit — translation MRYFAKLHGQKEAVPVDIEPAGDHRYKLTHAGKTVVVDALALEGGALSLLMDGHSYNVEFDEAGDEVRVLVRGQWSRIDVADERRLRLRQGTAGFSVEGKQLIAAPMPGKVVKVLVKLGDEVKEGQGLVVVEAMKMENELKSPKAGKVVELPAREGTAVEINARLVVVE, via the coding sequence ATGCGTTACTTCGCGAAGCTGCACGGACAGAAGGAAGCGGTGCCGGTGGACATCGAGCCCGCGGGAGACCACCGCTACAAGCTCACGCACGCGGGGAAGACCGTGGTGGTGGACGCGCTGGCGTTGGAGGGCGGCGCGCTGTCGCTGTTGATGGACGGTCACTCGTACAACGTCGAGTTCGACGAGGCGGGCGACGAGGTGCGGGTGCTCGTGCGCGGGCAGTGGTCGCGCATCGACGTGGCGGACGAGCGGCGGCTGCGGCTGCGCCAGGGCACGGCGGGCTTCAGCGTGGAGGGCAAGCAGCTCATCGCCGCGCCCATGCCCGGCAAGGTGGTCAAGGTGCTGGTGAAGCTCGGCGACGAGGTGAAGGAGGGCCAGGGGCTGGTGGTCGTCGAGGCGATGAAGATGGAGAACGAGCTGAAGAGCCCCAAGGCGGGCAAGGTGGTGGAGCTGCCCGCCAGGGAAGGCACCGCGGTGGAGATCAACGCGCGGCTCGTGGTGGTCGAGTAG
- a CDS encoding YfbM family protein → MEMLCTLRSLTETQRRALLAAPDQLEAFLDDEEDFGDAEGARFQELDIGETWHGLQYLLTHTAWEGQAPLDFLVRGGEDVGDIPSDEGTARLFTPAQVQELSRALQALPASTLRQRYEPARMQREDIYPGFWEEPPPDLDPQEELLSYFEELKKFAASVARRGHALLVFIG, encoded by the coding sequence ATGGAAATGCTCTGCACGTTGCGCAGTCTGACGGAGACCCAGCGCCGGGCGCTGCTCGCGGCGCCCGACCAGCTCGAGGCCTTCCTCGATGACGAGGAGGACTTCGGGGACGCGGAGGGCGCGCGCTTCCAGGAGCTGGACATCGGGGAGACGTGGCATGGCTTGCAGTACCTGCTCACGCACACCGCGTGGGAGGGCCAGGCCCCGCTGGACTTCCTCGTGCGCGGCGGCGAGGACGTGGGCGACATCCCCTCGGACGAGGGCACCGCGCGCCTGTTCACCCCCGCCCAGGTCCAGGAGCTGTCCCGGGCCCTCCAGGCGCTCCCCGCGAGCACGCTGCGCCAGCGCTACGAGCCGGCGCGCATGCAGCGCGAGGACATCTACCCGGGCTTCTGGGAGGAGCCTCCGCCGGATCTGGATCCCCAGGAGGAGCTGCTGTCCTACTTCGAGGAGCTGAAGAAGTTCGCGGCCAGCGTGGCCCGGCGCGGGCACGCGCTGCTCGTGTTCATCGGCTGA
- a CDS encoding acyl-CoA carboxylase subunit beta: MDGTSETDPLRARLRQLEKQAELGGGADRIAKQHEAGKLTARERIDLLLDPGSFTEMDKFVTHRSSDFGMGDKKIPGDGVVTGYGTVEGRQVFVFAQDFTVFGGSLSGAYAQKICKIMDMAMRVGAPVIGLNDSGGARIQEGVESLAGYADIFLRNTLASGVVPQISLILGPCAGGAVYSPAITDFILMVKDTSYMFITGPDVIKTVTHQEVTKEELGGALAHNQKSGVAHFAAENEQAAIAMTRELLSYLPSNNQQDPPAQPTEDDPFRAEDSLKTVVPSNPNKPYDVKEILRAVVDDRHFFEVQEHFAKNMVVGFARMNGRSVGLVANQPAVLAGCLDIDASVKAARFVRFCDCFNIPLVTLVDVPGFLPGTDQEWGGIITHGAKLLYAFAEATVPKVTLITRKAYGGAYDVMASKHIRADINYAWPTAEIAVMGPEGAVNIIFREEIKRAPDANAERTRLVNDYREKFANPFKAAELGYIDEVIRPEETRAKVIRALEMLKNKRQENPPRKHGNIPL, translated from the coding sequence ATGGACGGAACCTCGGAAACGGATCCCCTTCGCGCCCGGCTGCGGCAGTTGGAGAAGCAGGCGGAGCTGGGCGGCGGCGCCGACCGCATCGCCAAACAGCACGAGGCCGGCAAGCTCACGGCCCGCGAGCGCATCGACCTGCTGCTCGACCCCGGCTCCTTCACGGAGATGGACAAGTTCGTCACCCACCGCAGCAGTGACTTCGGCATGGGCGACAAGAAGATCCCGGGCGACGGCGTCGTCACCGGCTACGGCACCGTCGAGGGCCGGCAGGTGTTCGTCTTCGCCCAGGACTTCACCGTCTTCGGCGGCTCGCTCTCCGGCGCCTATGCCCAGAAGATCTGCAAGATCATGGACATGGCCATGCGCGTGGGCGCGCCCGTCATCGGACTGAACGACTCGGGCGGCGCGCGCATCCAGGAGGGCGTGGAGAGCCTCGCGGGCTACGCGGACATCTTCCTGCGCAACACGCTCGCCTCGGGCGTGGTGCCGCAGATCTCCCTCATCCTGGGTCCGTGCGCGGGGGGCGCGGTGTACTCGCCCGCCATCACCGACTTCATCCTCATGGTGAAGGACACCTCCTACATGTTCATCACCGGCCCGGACGTCATCAAGACGGTGACGCACCAGGAGGTGACGAAGGAGGAGCTGGGCGGCGCGCTCGCGCACAACCAGAAGTCGGGCGTGGCGCACTTCGCCGCGGAGAACGAGCAGGCCGCCATCGCCATGACGCGCGAGCTGCTCTCCTACCTGCCCTCCAACAACCAGCAGGATCCGCCGGCCCAGCCCACCGAGGACGACCCCTTCCGCGCGGAGGACAGCCTCAAGACGGTGGTGCCGAGCAACCCCAACAAGCCCTACGACGTGAAGGAGATCCTCCGCGCCGTGGTGGACGACCGGCACTTCTTCGAGGTGCAGGAGCACTTCGCCAAGAACATGGTGGTGGGCTTCGCGCGCATGAACGGGCGCTCGGTGGGGCTCGTGGCCAACCAGCCGGCGGTGCTCGCGGGCTGCCTGGACATCGACGCGAGCGTGAAGGCGGCGCGCTTCGTGCGCTTCTGCGACTGCTTCAACATCCCGCTCGTCACCTTGGTGGACGTGCCGGGCTTCCTGCCGGGGACGGACCAGGAGTGGGGCGGCATCATCACCCACGGCGCCAAGCTGCTCTACGCCTTCGCCGAGGCCACCGTGCCCAAGGTGACGCTCATCACCCGCAAGGCGTACGGCGGGGCCTATGACGTCATGGCCTCCAAGCACATCCGCGCGGACATCAACTACGCCTGGCCCACCGCGGAGATCGCCGTCATGGGCCCCGAGGGCGCCGTCAACATCATCTTCCGCGAGGAGATCAAGCGCGCCCCGGACGCCAACGCCGAGCGCACCCGGCTGGTGAACGACTACCGCGAGAAGTTCGCCAATCCCTTCAAGGCGGCGGAGCTCGGCTACATCGACGAGGTCATCCGCCCCGAGGAGACGCGCGCCAAGGTCATCCGCGCCCTGGAGATGCTCAAGAACAAGCGCCAGGAGAACCCTCCGCGCAAGCACGGCAACATCCCGCTCTGA
- the accC gene encoding acetyl-CoA carboxylase biotin carboxylase subunit produces the protein MAKIRKILVANRGEIAVRVMRTCKELGIATVAVYSEADRSALHVRTADQAFLVGPPPSRESYLVQERILEAARQAGADAIHPGYGFLSENASFVRACEKAGITFIGPPASAMDAMGEKTRARQNMIKVGVPVVPGSTEPFASSEEARAYAEKIGFPVMLKAAGGGGGKGMRRVDRLEDFDSSWRAAKSEALNAFGNDAVYIEKYLEKPHHVEIQVFADAHGNTIHLNERECSAQRRHQKVVEETPSPILSPELRAKMGEVAVKAAQAVGYVGAGTVEFLVDVHRNFYFLEMNTRLQVEHPVTEWVTGLDLVAWQIKVAEGEKLPLTRAPTPNGHAIEVRIYAEDPGRNFMPSPGRITELRVPGGPYLRDDSGVYPGYTVPNFYDPMISKLSVWAPTRAEAIERAKRALDEYVVKGITANVRYLHAILSHPEFTGGDYDTGFLPRQHEALLGKTEDPQLTEAALLASVVYAYQRDQKRAKSLPQAPAQGEVGISAWRRALRHGR, from the coding sequence ATGGCCAAGATTCGAAAAATCCTCGTCGCCAACCGCGGCGAGATCGCCGTCCGGGTGATGCGCACCTGCAAGGAGCTCGGCATCGCCACGGTGGCCGTCTACTCCGAGGCGGATCGCTCCGCCCTCCATGTGCGCACCGCCGACCAGGCCTTCCTCGTGGGTCCCCCGCCCTCGCGGGAGAGCTACCTCGTGCAGGAGCGCATCCTCGAGGCCGCCCGCCAGGCCGGCGCGGATGCCATCCACCCCGGCTACGGCTTCCTCTCGGAGAACGCGTCCTTCGTGCGCGCGTGCGAGAAGGCCGGCATCACCTTCATCGGGCCTCCCGCCAGCGCCATGGACGCCATGGGCGAGAAGACGCGCGCCCGGCAGAACATGATCAAGGTGGGCGTGCCCGTGGTGCCCGGCAGCACCGAGCCCTTCGCCAGCAGCGAGGAGGCGCGCGCCTACGCCGAGAAGATTGGCTTCCCCGTCATGCTCAAGGCCGCGGGTGGTGGCGGCGGCAAGGGCATGCGCCGCGTGGACCGGCTCGAGGACTTCGACTCCTCGTGGCGCGCCGCCAAGAGCGAGGCGCTCAACGCCTTCGGCAACGACGCCGTCTACATCGAGAAGTACCTGGAGAAGCCCCACCACGTGGAGATCCAGGTGTTCGCCGATGCGCATGGCAACACCATCCACTTGAATGAGCGCGAGTGCTCGGCGCAGCGCCGCCACCAGAAGGTGGTGGAGGAGACGCCCAGCCCCATCCTCTCGCCCGAGCTGCGCGCGAAGATGGGCGAGGTGGCGGTGAAGGCCGCCCAGGCGGTGGGCTACGTGGGCGCGGGCACGGTGGAGTTCCTCGTCGACGTGCACCGCAACTTCTACTTCCTGGAGATGAACACCCGGCTCCAGGTGGAGCACCCGGTGACGGAGTGGGTGACGGGGTTGGATCTGGTGGCCTGGCAGATCAAGGTCGCCGAGGGAGAGAAGCTCCCGCTCACCCGGGCGCCCACGCCCAACGGCCACGCCATCGAGGTGCGCATCTACGCGGAGGATCCGGGGCGCAACTTCATGCCGAGCCCCGGCCGCATCACCGAGCTGCGCGTGCCCGGCGGGCCCTACCTGCGCGACGACTCGGGCGTGTACCCCGGCTACACCGTGCCCAACTTCTATGATCCCATGATCTCCAAGCTGTCCGTGTGGGCCCCCACGCGCGCCGAGGCGATCGAGCGGGCGAAGCGGGCGCTGGACGAGTACGTGGTCAAGGGCATCACCGCCAACGTGCGCTACCTGCACGCCATCCTCTCGCACCCGGAGTTCACCGGGGGCGACTACGACACGGGCTTCCTGCCGCGCCAGCACGAGGCGCTGCTCGGCAAGACGGAAGATCCCCAGCTCACCGAGGCGGCGCTGCTGGCCAGCGTGGTGTACGCCTACCAGCGCGACCAGAAGCGGGCCAAGAGCCTGCCCCAGGCGCCCGCACAGGGCGAAGTGGGCATCTCCGCGTGGCGGCGGGCGCTGCGCCACGGCCGCTAG
- a CDS encoding malonic semialdehyde reductase codes for MANPRPSLDDASLNTLFNDARSHNAWLDRPVEDTVLKRLYELARMGPTAANAQPLRLVFVKSQAAKEKLKPALSAGNVDKTMNAPVTAIVAYDTEFYEQMPKLFPARDMKPMFLGMPSEAREKSAYMNSSLQGAYLILAARGLGLDCGPMAGFDNAKVDATFFPDGKWKSNFLLNLGYGDPARLFPRNPRLDFADACRIE; via the coding sequence ATGGCCAACCCACGCCCGTCCCTCGATGATGCCTCCCTGAACACCCTCTTCAACGACGCGCGCAGCCACAACGCGTGGCTCGACCGCCCGGTGGAGGACACCGTCCTCAAGCGCCTCTACGAGCTCGCGCGCATGGGCCCCACGGCCGCCAACGCGCAGCCCCTGCGACTGGTGTTCGTCAAGAGCCAGGCCGCCAAGGAGAAGCTCAAGCCCGCGCTCTCCGCCGGCAACGTGGACAAGACGATGAACGCGCCGGTGACGGCCATCGTCGCGTACGACACCGAGTTCTACGAGCAGATGCCCAAGCTGTTCCCCGCCCGGGACATGAAGCCCATGTTCCTGGGAATGCCGTCCGAGGCACGTGAGAAGTCCGCCTACATGAACAGCAGCCTCCAGGGCGCCTACCTCATCCTCGCGGCCCGGGGCCTGGGCCTGGACTGCGGCCCCATGGCGGGCTTCGACAACGCCAAGGTGGACGCCACGTTCTTCCCGGACGGCAAGTGGAAGAGCAACTTCCTGCTCAACCTGGGCTACGGCGACCCGGCCAGGCTCTTCCCGCGCAACCCCCGTCTGGACTTCGCCGACGCCTGCCGGATTGAATGA